In a genomic window of Sporosarcina trichiuri:
- a CDS encoding ABC transporter ATP-binding protein gives MLTAEQVCYRQSETFALEDINLTVREGEIVSLIGPNGSGKSTFLRVISRLLSPDEGAVVLDGQKISQLDTRTIAKTLAMLPQMHDHQLDLTVGELVEFGRHPHRSRHGRLSAEDREVAEWALGVTGMDKFRDRLLNSLSGGERQRAWIAMAVAQRPKVLLLDEPTTYLDIAHQLEVMELVRELNGQFGMTVIMVLHDINQAARYSDRIIVLKDGTVRFDGIPQCVLCKDMFKSIFEINADIFTRNGTCFFTPTKLEKGD, from the coding sequence TTGCTGACAGCTGAACAAGTGTGCTACCGGCAGTCCGAGACGTTTGCGCTGGAGGATATCAATCTGACGGTCCGGGAGGGGGAGATTGTGAGCCTGATCGGTCCGAACGGGTCGGGGAAATCGACATTCCTCCGGGTCATCTCCCGGCTGCTGTCTCCTGATGAAGGGGCCGTCGTCCTTGATGGTCAGAAGATTTCGCAGCTCGATACACGAACGATTGCGAAGACACTGGCCATGCTGCCGCAGATGCATGACCACCAGCTCGATCTGACCGTCGGGGAACTCGTGGAATTCGGCCGGCACCCGCACCGCAGCCGGCATGGGCGGCTGTCTGCCGAAGATCGGGAGGTGGCGGAGTGGGCACTCGGGGTGACCGGAATGGACAAGTTCCGGGACCGGCTGCTCAACTCGCTGTCCGGCGGTGAACGGCAGCGTGCATGGATTGCGATGGCCGTGGCGCAGCGGCCGAAAGTCCTGCTGCTGGATGAACCGACGACGTACTTGGACATCGCCCACCAGCTCGAAGTGATGGAATTGGTCAGGGAGCTGAACGGGCAGTTCGGTATGACGGTGATCATGGTGCTGCACGACATCAACCAGGCCGCGCGCTACAGTGACCGGATCATCGTGCTGAAAGACGGGACGGTGCGGTTCGACGGGATCCCGCAATGTGTATTGTGCAAGGACATGTTCAAATCCATCTTTGAGATCAACGCAGATATCTTCACACGGAACGGCACGTGTTTCTTTACGCCGACTAAACTGGAAAAGGGTGATTGA
- a CDS encoding FecCD family ABC transporter permease, producing MIAAGEQRTACSPARIHPLAKRRAAVLISGAVLLVIAAAVSLMVGSVSFTFSEIMNGLLNADDSLERRIVWELRLPRLLIGLIIGMCLAASGSILQGIMRNPLADPGIIGVSSGAGLAATIIMIIYPAYIMLLPAAAFLGALITALVIYAMSWKGGASPVRIILVGVAVNAVIGAAMSALMLLYSDRVQSVLPWLAGGIAGAGWVQLGSIIWYALAALVLSVFAIPHIRILRLGDEVAKLLGHKVERSRFYLIILSTLLAGIAVSVAGLIGFVGLVVPHIMRSLVGGDHRYLLPASAIGGALLVITADTVARTAFNPIELPVGILLSFLGGPFFLYLIQKRRGSFADS from the coding sequence ATGATCGCAGCCGGAGAACAGCGGACCGCCTGTAGTCCCGCACGTATCCATCCGCTCGCAAAACGGCGTGCAGCCGTACTGATCTCAGGGGCTGTCCTGCTCGTCATCGCGGCAGCGGTCAGCCTGATGGTCGGATCGGTATCGTTTACTTTCTCAGAGATCATGAACGGCCTGCTGAATGCGGATGACTCTCTGGAGCGGCGTATCGTCTGGGAACTCCGGCTGCCCCGGCTGCTGATCGGGCTGATCATCGGCATGTGCCTCGCCGCTTCGGGATCGATCCTCCAGGGGATCATGCGGAACCCGCTCGCGGACCCCGGCATTATCGGAGTATCGTCTGGAGCCGGCCTTGCCGCGACAATCATCATGATCATCTACCCGGCGTACATCATGCTGCTGCCCGCCGCGGCATTCCTCGGCGCGCTCATTACGGCTCTCGTGATCTATGCGATGTCCTGGAAAGGCGGGGCGTCGCCGGTCCGCATCATTCTCGTCGGCGTTGCTGTGAACGCAGTCATCGGCGCAGCGATGAGTGCGCTCATGCTGCTGTACAGCGACCGGGTACAGTCCGTGCTGCCGTGGCTCGCGGGCGGGATTGCGGGTGCAGGATGGGTGCAGCTCGGCTCCATCATCTGGTATGCACTGGCCGCGCTCGTTCTCTCGGTATTCGCCATTCCGCATATCCGGATTTTACGGCTCGGAGACGAAGTTGCAAAGCTGCTCGGCCACAAAGTCGAACGGAGCCGGTTTTACCTGATCATCCTGAGCACCCTGCTTGCGGGGATCGCAGTCAGTGTCGCCGGACTGATCGGTTTCGTAGGACTTGTCGTGCCGCACATCATGCGCTCGCTCGTCGGAGGCGACCACCGGTACTTGCTGCCGGCGTCCGCGATCGGCGGGGCGCTGCTCGTCATCACGGCGGACACGGTCGCCCGGACGGCATTCAATCCGATCGAACTGCCCGTCGGCATCCTGCTGTCGTTCCTTGGCGGGCCATTCTTCCTGTACTTGATTCAGAAACGGAGGGGTTCTTTTGCTGACAGCTGA
- a CDS encoding ABC transporter substrate-binding protein, with protein sequence MRKTLLAAATAAGLLLLAACGAADNNQDSGKEPDVSAETAAASVQTSQSLDVNENGTIEFQDAAGETVSFEEAPASAAALSGGDLDMLLALGANVVGRPSSQGPAADELKEIQEIGNPHQPNFEKIAEVHPDVLVASASFKQHAANLEAQGTKVVYTAANSVDDILQTIGNFGQMLGKQDEAEELTMQIEDKMDQAAGQAEKRGVKTLLVYGAPGSYLAALPNSLSGDLLERAGGENIASDLPKEDNYPQYASLSTEKIIERNPEAVMLITHGDPEAVKSAFEGEMAKNPAWKNLDAVKNGKVTVLPSHLFGTNPGTKVADAFDVMIESLKEAEAK encoded by the coding sequence ATGAGGAAAACACTATTGGCAGCAGCCACCGCTGCAGGGCTGTTATTGCTTGCGGCGTGTGGTGCTGCGGACAACAATCAGGACAGCGGGAAAGAGCCGGATGTCTCTGCTGAAACAGCAGCCGCATCTGTACAGACTTCTCAATCTCTAGATGTAAATGAGAATGGAACGATAGAATTCCAGGATGCAGCAGGCGAGACGGTTTCATTCGAGGAGGCACCGGCATCTGCAGCGGCACTCAGCGGAGGGGATCTCGACATGCTGCTTGCGCTTGGCGCGAATGTCGTCGGCCGCCCGTCTTCCCAAGGGCCGGCTGCTGATGAACTGAAAGAGATCCAGGAGATCGGCAATCCGCACCAGCCGAACTTCGAGAAGATCGCGGAAGTGCACCCGGACGTGCTCGTCGCGTCCGCGAGTTTCAAGCAGCATGCGGCGAATCTCGAAGCACAGGGAACGAAAGTTGTCTACACAGCGGCCAATTCGGTCGATGACATCCTGCAGACGATCGGCAACTTCGGTCAGATGCTCGGCAAACAGGACGAAGCGGAGGAGCTGACAATGCAGATCGAGGATAAGATGGACCAGGCGGCGGGTCAGGCTGAGAAGAGAGGTGTCAAGACGCTGCTCGTGTACGGTGCGCCAGGCTCCTACCTCGCTGCGCTTCCGAACTCCCTGTCGGGGGATCTGCTGGAACGCGCAGGCGGGGAGAATATCGCTTCCGATTTGCCGAAAGAGGACAACTACCCGCAGTATGCGAGCCTGAGCACGGAAAAGATCATCGAGCGCAACCCGGAAGCGGTCATGCTCATCACGCACGGGGATCCGGAAGCGGTGAAGTCCGCATTCGAAGGGGAGATGGCGAAGAATCCGGCATGGAAAAACCTCGATGCAGTTAAGAACGGCAAGGTGACTGTACTGCCATCCCATCTGTTCGGCACGAACCCGGGGACGAAAGTGGCGGACGCGTTTGACGTGATGATTGAAAGCCTGAAGGAAGCGGAAGCCAAATGA
- a CDS encoding DMT family transporter has product MTNRNKGILLLLASAFGFSLMTAFVKLSGDVPTMQKTIFRNGVSMVIAFFFVVHFKERLFGRRENQGLLLLRSALGALGIILFFYAIDHLVLADADMLNKMSPFFTIVFAAVFLKEHVKPFQVYSILVAFLGTLFIIKPSFSLDIVPYAAGILSAVFAGAAYTVLRALGSREQFYTVVFYFSGFTTVVLLPFVLWTYEPMSLQQTIYLLLAGVFATIGQFGITLAYKFAPAKEISVFNYFTVVFSAILGFFLLGQIPDLYSFIGYFIIFGASLYMFLRNRGGEEVPAELAKK; this is encoded by the coding sequence ATGACGAATCGCAACAAAGGGATCTTACTATTGCTCGCATCGGCGTTCGGCTTCTCCCTCATGACGGCGTTCGTCAAGCTGTCGGGGGATGTGCCGACGATGCAGAAAACGATTTTCCGGAATGGCGTATCCATGGTGATTGCCTTCTTTTTTGTGGTCCATTTCAAGGAGCGGCTGTTCGGCCGCCGTGAGAACCAGGGCCTGCTGTTGCTGCGTTCCGCACTTGGTGCGCTCGGCATCATCCTGTTCTTCTATGCTATCGACCATCTCGTGCTGGCGGATGCGGACATGCTCAATAAGATGAGTCCGTTCTTCACGATCGTGTTCGCGGCGGTCTTTTTGAAGGAGCACGTCAAACCGTTCCAGGTGTACAGCATCCTCGTAGCGTTCCTCGGCACGCTGTTCATCATCAAACCGTCATTCTCGCTCGACATCGTGCCGTATGCGGCCGGCATTTTGTCGGCTGTGTTTGCAGGAGCTGCGTATACGGTGCTCCGCGCACTCGGCAGCCGGGAGCAGTTCTATACGGTCGTGTTTTACTTCTCAGGTTTCACGACAGTTGTGCTGCTGCCGTTCGTGCTGTGGACGTATGAGCCGATGAGTCTGCAGCAGACGATCTATCTGCTGCTGGCCGGGGTGTTCGCGACGATCGGCCAGTTCGGGATCACGCTCGCCTACAAGTTCGCACCGGCGAAGGAGATTTCGGTGTTCAACTATTTCACCGTCGTGTTCTCGGCGATCCTCGGCTTCTTCCTGCTCGGCCAGATCCCCGATTTGTACAGTTTCATCGGCTACTTCATCATCTTCGGTGCGTCGCTGTACATGTTTTTACGGAACCGCGGCGGCGAGGAAGTGCCGGCGGAGCTTGCGAAGAAATGA
- a CDS encoding sulfite exporter TauE/SafE family protein — MTVTLIAVLFVIGFAGSFLSGMAGIGGAIVKYPMLLYIPPLFGLSAFTAHEVSGITAVEIFFASIAGVFAYRGTGLLHRQLILWMGGAVILGSFLGGLGSGYLSEQTVNLVYGVLAAAAAVLLFIPRKKTEDRPAEEVTFNKWLAAGIAFVIGAASGVVGAGGAFILVPVMLAVFTVPVRIAAASSLAITFLSSIGSAAGKIATGQILWGPAAVLIAAALIASPLGAKAARKTDPRIIKWILAVLVLATAVNIWSGLL, encoded by the coding sequence ATGACAGTTACACTGATTGCCGTGCTGTTCGTGATCGGGTTCGCCGGCTCATTCCTGTCCGGGATGGCGGGGATCGGCGGTGCGATCGTGAAATATCCGATGCTGCTGTACATCCCGCCGCTGTTCGGATTGTCCGCGTTCACCGCACATGAGGTGAGCGGCATCACGGCGGTGGAGATCTTTTTCGCCTCCATCGCGGGTGTGTTCGCCTACCGCGGAACGGGGCTGCTGCACAGACAACTGATCCTCTGGATGGGGGGCGCCGTCATCCTCGGCAGTTTCCTCGGCGGTTTGGGGTCCGGTTATTTGTCGGAGCAGACGGTGAATCTCGTCTACGGCGTCCTGGCCGCAGCGGCTGCCGTGCTGCTGTTCATCCCCCGGAAGAAGACCGAGGACCGGCCTGCGGAGGAGGTCACGTTCAATAAGTGGCTGGCCGCCGGTATTGCGTTCGTGATCGGTGCGGCTTCCGGGGTTGTCGGGGCAGGCGGGGCGTTCATCCTCGTACCGGTCATGCTGGCGGTGTTCACGGTGCCTGTCCGGATTGCGGCAGCTTCGTCGCTTGCCATCACATTCTTGTCGTCGATCGGCTCGGCGGCCGGTAAGATTGCAACCGGCCAGATCCTCTGGGGGCCCGCAGCGGTGCTGATCGCCGCAGCGCTCATCGCGTCCCCGCTCGGTGCGAAAGCCGCGCGGAAGACGGATCCCCGTATCATCAAATGGATCCTCGCGGTACTGGTGCTGGCGACAGCGGTCAATATATGGAGCGGTTTGCTGTAA
- a CDS encoding sulfurtransferase TusA family protein, protein MEANLFLDATGLSCPMPIVKTRNAMKELQAGEILEVRTTDKGAIADLTAWTRSGGHELLEQTETDGVLTFFIRKGN, encoded by the coding sequence ATGGAAGCGAACTTATTTTTGGATGCAACAGGGCTGTCGTGCCCGATGCCGATCGTCAAGACACGTAACGCGATGAAAGAACTGCAGGCGGGGGAAATCCTGGAAGTCCGGACGACGGACAAAGGGGCGATTGCAGACCTGACGGCATGGACGCGCTCCGGAGGGCACGAACTGCTCGAACAGACGGAAACTGACGGCGTGCTGACGTTCTTCATCCGAAAAGGAAACTGA
- a CDS encoding MBL fold metallo-hydrolase, whose amino-acid sequence MTVTAMSPKEAAARSIGKQPLHIVDVRNEEAFADWKLEGEAFTYVNRPYFDLLDGVEEFAAALPEDRELLVVCAKEGSSKLIAEMLSEAGRDAAYLEGGMSAWSEYLAPVKVADLASGGSLHQFVRLGKGCLSYMVIDGGKAAVIDAVRVTDVFTGFAEERGAVIEHVLDTHLHADHISGGRAIAEKTGAAYYLPEADAGEVVFDYYKLEDGMQLQVGNTMIEAIYSPGHTNGSTSFIVDGSYLLTGDILFVDSIGRPDLAGKADDWVGDLRTTLYERYRNLSGELTVLPAHFMEMNEVNANGTVAKRLDSLFSDNHGLAVDEEAEFRKLVTENLPPQPNAYQEIRKTNMGILSPDEELQKEMEIGPNRCAVR is encoded by the coding sequence ATGACAGTAACAGCCATGAGTCCGAAAGAGGCGGCTGCACGGAGCATCGGAAAACAGCCGCTCCATATCGTGGACGTCCGGAACGAAGAAGCGTTCGCCGACTGGAAACTGGAGGGGGAAGCGTTCACGTACGTGAACAGACCCTATTTCGATCTGCTTGACGGTGTGGAGGAATTTGCCGCCGCGCTGCCGGAGGACCGCGAGCTGCTCGTCGTCTGTGCGAAGGAGGGTTCTTCCAAGCTGATTGCCGAAATGCTGTCGGAGGCAGGCCGTGATGCCGCCTATCTTGAAGGTGGTATGAGTGCGTGGAGCGAGTACCTTGCGCCAGTGAAAGTGGCGGACCTTGCGAGCGGCGGTTCGCTGCACCAGTTCGTCCGGCTCGGGAAAGGGTGCCTGTCGTACATGGTGATCGACGGAGGGAAAGCTGCCGTGATCGATGCAGTCCGTGTGACCGATGTGTTCACCGGGTTTGCGGAAGAACGCGGAGCCGTCATCGAACACGTGCTGGACACCCATCTGCATGCCGACCACATTTCGGGAGGGCGGGCGATTGCCGAAAAGACCGGCGCCGCCTACTATCTGCCGGAAGCGGATGCGGGTGAAGTCGTCTTTGACTACTATAAGCTTGAAGACGGTATGCAGCTGCAGGTCGGAAATACGATGATCGAAGCAATATACTCGCCGGGGCATACGAACGGCTCGACGTCCTTCATCGTGGATGGGTCATATTTGCTGACGGGGGACATCCTGTTCGTGGATTCCATCGGCCGTCCGGACCTCGCGGGCAAGGCGGACGACTGGGTCGGTGATCTGCGCACAACATTGTACGAACGATATAGGAATCTGTCCGGTGAGCTGACGGTGCTGCCGGCCCACTTCATGGAGATGAACGAAGTGAATGCAAATGGAACGGTGGCGAAGCGCCTGGACTCGCTATTTTCGGATAACCACGGATTGGCTGTCGATGAGGAAGCGGAGTTCCGGAAACTCGTGACAGAGAACCTGCCGCCGCAGCCGAATGCCTATCAGGAAATCCGGAAGACCAACATGGGGATCCTATCCCCGGACGAAGAGTTGCAAAAGGAAATGGAGATCGGGCCAAACCGCTGTGCGGTCCGGTAA
- a CDS encoding DsrE/DsrF/DrsH-like family protein, which translates to MTNRTAIIASNGSLFDAYKVFNIATAAAASEHETAIFFTFEGLNFIHKQASAQLPMPEGKEHFAEGFAKANVPGIPELIAMAQELDVKFIACQMTMDVMGLTEEDMVDGIQVGGAAAFLEFAKDADVTLAF; encoded by the coding sequence ATGACAAACCGCACAGCCATCATCGCGTCGAACGGCAGCCTGTTCGATGCGTACAAAGTATTCAATATCGCAACCGCTGCAGCTGCGAGCGAGCACGAAACAGCAATCTTTTTCACTTTCGAAGGACTGAACTTCATCCACAAACAGGCGTCCGCACAGCTGCCGATGCCGGAGGGGAAGGAGCATTTCGCGGAAGGGTTCGCGAAGGCGAACGTGCCGGGAATCCCTGAACTGATCGCGATGGCACAGGAGCTGGACGTGAAGTTCATCGCCTGCCAGATGACGATGGATGTCATGGGACTGACGGAAGAGGATATGGTCGATGGGATACAAGTGGGCGGTGCCGCAGCATTTTTGGAGTTCGCCAAGGATGCGGACGTCACCCTCGCATTCTGA